The proteins below are encoded in one region of Alistipes communis:
- a CDS encoding glycerophosphodiester phosphodiesterase family protein — MKSLLILFGAAALLCSCASQPEPAAGRRTDRILAELHDPASKKVLVVSHRGDWRNWPENSIDAIESVIAMGVDVMEMDLKLTKDSVLVLCHDKTIDRTTSGKGRVCDITYDSIRRCVLRTAHNQKTDLRMPTLREALEVCKDRIVVNIDQGYEYYDLALAVTEELGVTDQVLIKGKRPAEVVAAKFAAYPHNMMYMPVIDILKPQGRELFEEYQKSEKQPLAYEVCWDEYTPEVEACMKRIVDGGSKLWVNSLWPSLCGGLNDDRAFRGETEEVYGRLLDMGATIIQTDRPELLIRYLESKGRRG, encoded by the coding sequence ATGAAAAGTTTGCTGATATTATTCGGCGCGGCGGCACTCCTCTGCTCGTGCGCGTCGCAACCTGAACCGGCCGCCGGCCGCCGCACGGACCGGATTCTGGCCGAACTGCACGATCCCGCATCGAAAAAAGTGTTGGTCGTCTCACACCGCGGCGACTGGCGCAACTGGCCCGAAAACTCGATCGACGCCATCGAGTCCGTGATCGCGATGGGCGTGGATGTCATGGAGATGGATCTCAAACTGACCAAGGACAGCGTACTGGTGCTCTGCCACGACAAGACGATCGACCGTACGACCAGCGGAAAAGGCCGAGTCTGCGACATCACCTACGACTCGATCCGCCGCTGCGTGCTCCGTACGGCGCACAATCAGAAGACCGATCTGCGGATGCCGACCCTGCGCGAAGCGTTAGAGGTCTGCAAAGACCGCATCGTGGTGAACATCGATCAGGGGTACGAATATTACGACCTCGCGCTGGCCGTCACCGAGGAGCTGGGCGTCACGGATCAGGTGCTCATCAAGGGCAAGCGTCCGGCGGAGGTCGTGGCGGCGAAGTTCGCCGCCTATCCGCACAACATGATGTACATGCCGGTCATCGACATCCTCAAACCGCAGGGACGCGAACTCTTCGAGGAGTACCAGAAATCGGAAAAGCAGCCGTTGGCCTACGAAGTCTGCTGGGACGAATATACGCCCGAGGTGGAAGCCTGCATGAAACGCATCGTGGACGGCGGTTCGAAGCTCTGGGTGAACTCGCTCTGGCCGTCGCTCTGCGGCGGGCTGAACGACGACCGCGCTTTCCGGGGAGAGACGGAGGAGGTCTACGGCCGGTTGCTCGACATGGGGGCGACTATCATCCAGACCGACCGTCCCGAACTGCTGATCCGCTATCTCGAATCGAAAGGACGCCGCGGGTAA
- a CDS encoding endonuclease/exonuclease/phosphatase family protein, with translation MKKVLFCIAALCAATTGGFAQSFSAATYNVRQLNAGDDARGDGWERRLPVIASLIRYHDFDIFGAQEVFHSQLLDLLAALPGYGYTGVGRDDGAEAGEYAAVFYKKDRFQLLDSGHFWLSEEPSRPSKGWDAKYVRICCWGRFLDRESGERFWFFTLHTDHKGRRAQVESCRLVVDRIRTMCRGERAVLTGDFNVGQTSESYAVLRDSKLLFDACDLAELRYAETGTENGFDPDRKTFRCIDYLFVTEGFRVLRYGILTDTYRTKEPAGSAKPYRARTPSDHFPVQVELTFAE, from the coding sequence ATGAAAAAAGTGCTGTTCTGTATCGCCGCCCTCTGCGCGGCGACGACGGGTGGCTTCGCGCAGAGCTTCTCTGCGGCGACCTACAACGTGCGCCAGCTCAATGCCGGAGATGATGCGAGGGGCGACGGCTGGGAGCGGCGGCTTCCGGTGATCGCCTCGCTGATCCGTTACCACGATTTCGACATTTTCGGAGCTCAGGAGGTGTTCCACAGCCAGCTTCTGGATCTTCTCGCGGCGCTTCCCGGTTACGGCTACACCGGCGTCGGACGCGACGACGGGGCCGAGGCGGGCGAATATGCGGCGGTGTTCTACAAGAAAGACCGTTTCCAACTGCTCGACTCGGGGCATTTCTGGCTTTCGGAGGAACCCTCGCGTCCGAGCAAGGGCTGGGATGCCAAATATGTCCGCATCTGCTGCTGGGGCCGGTTCCTCGATCGGGAGAGCGGCGAGCGGTTCTGGTTCTTCACGCTCCATACCGATCACAAGGGCCGGCGTGCGCAGGTCGAAAGCTGTCGGCTGGTGGTCGACCGCATTCGGACGATGTGCCGCGGCGAGCGCGCCGTGCTCACGGGAGATTTCAACGTGGGCCAGACGAGCGAAAGCTATGCCGTGCTGCGCGATTCGAAGCTGCTGTTCGACGCTTGCGATCTGGCCGAACTCCGCTATGCCGAGACCGGCACCGAGAACGGCTTCGATCCCGACCGCAAGACGTTCCGGTGCATCGACTATCTCTTCGTGACCGAAGGATTCCGCGTGCTGCGCTACGGCATCCTGACCGACACCTACCGTACGAAGGAGCCCGCCGGTAGCGCGAAGCCCTACCGTGCACGGACTCCGTCGGATCATTTTCCGGTGCAGGTCGAACTGACCTTCGCCGAATGA
- a CDS encoding MFS transporter — protein MSILSFFRKSAPSAPFAGDDAARMKLYRKLRFQSFIAGTVGYSLYYVCRTSLNVVKKPILESGALDATQLGIIGSALLFAYAIGKFVNGFLSDHSNIKRFMAAGLCVSAVANLLVGVLGFAGGAGLAGNMTLFVAFAVMWGVNGWAQSMGAPPAIIALSRWYPLSKRGTYYGFFSASHNLGEFLSFLFVGAVVGIFGWQWGFVGSSVAGVLGVAVIVFLLHDTPESKGLPPIEVLTGEESPGQSHDHGSTSDLQRSVIRNPFVWVLALSSAFMYVSRYAVNGWGVLFLQEVKGYSLALATQVISVNALLGIVGTVFSGWLSDTLFHGRRNVLAFGFGVLNTVALCLFLYSGDGILVNMLSMVLFGMAIGVLICFLGGLMAIDIVPREATGAALGIVGMASYIGAGLQDIVSGWLINEGKTVVDGVARYDFEAAALFWIAASALSFILALCVSKRSHA, from the coding sequence ATGAGCATACTCTCTTTCTTTCGAAAAAGCGCGCCGTCGGCACCCTTCGCGGGAGACGACGCGGCGCGCATGAAACTGTATCGGAAACTCCGCTTCCAGAGTTTCATCGCCGGTACGGTCGGTTACAGTCTCTATTACGTCTGCCGCACGAGTCTCAACGTGGTCAAGAAACCGATTCTCGAAAGCGGGGCGCTCGACGCCACGCAGCTGGGTATCATCGGTTCGGCGCTGCTGTTCGCCTATGCCATAGGCAAATTCGTCAACGGCTTTCTCTCCGACCACAGCAACATCAAGCGCTTCATGGCGGCCGGACTGTGCGTCTCGGCCGTCGCCAACCTGCTGGTCGGGGTGCTGGGATTCGCGGGCGGCGCGGGCTTGGCGGGCAACATGACGCTGTTCGTCGCCTTCGCCGTGATGTGGGGCGTCAACGGATGGGCGCAATCGATGGGCGCACCACCTGCGATCATCGCGCTGTCGCGGTGGTATCCCCTGAGCAAACGCGGCACTTACTACGGTTTTTTCAGCGCCAGCCACAACCTCGGCGAATTCCTGTCGTTCCTCTTCGTCGGGGCCGTCGTCGGCATCTTCGGCTGGCAATGGGGCTTCGTCGGCTCGTCGGTGGCGGGCGTGTTGGGCGTAGCGGTGATCGTCTTCCTGCTTCACGACACCCCTGAATCCAAAGGATTGCCTCCGATCGAGGTGCTGACCGGCGAGGAGTCACCCGGACAGAGCCATGACCACGGTTCGACCTCCGACTTGCAGCGTTCGGTCATCCGCAATCCCTTCGTCTGGGTGCTGGCCCTGTCGAGCGCCTTCATGTATGTCTCGCGCTATGCCGTCAACGGTTGGGGCGTGCTGTTCTTGCAGGAGGTCAAGGGCTACTCGCTGGCTCTGGCCACACAGGTCATTTCGGTCAACGCGCTGCTGGGCATCGTCGGGACGGTCTTTTCGGGCTGGTTGTCCGATACGCTGTTTCACGGACGCCGCAATGTGCTGGCCTTCGGTTTCGGCGTGCTGAATACCGTCGCGCTGTGTCTGTTCCTCTATTCGGGCGACGGCATACTCGTCAACATGCTGAGCATGGTGCTCTTCGGTATGGCAATCGGCGTGCTGATCTGCTTCCTCGGAGGTTTGATGGCCATCGACATCGTACCCCGCGAGGCAACCGGCGCGGCCCTGGGCATCGTCGGCATGGCCAGCTACATCGGCGCGGGGTTGCAGGACATCGTGAGCGGGTGGCTCATCAACGAGGGAAAAACGGTCGTCGACGGCGTCGCTCGCTACGATTTCGAGGCCGCAGCCCTCTTCTGGATCGCGGCCTCGGCCCTTTCGTTCATCCTCGCGCTATGCGTGTCGAAGCGCTCGCACGCATAG
- the rimP gene encoding ribosome assembly cofactor RimP, translated as MIDCQKIKALAEQQLVGTDVFVVSCKVSPSNEVELLLDSDTSVQLETCAAVNRAVNEAMADDEEDFSLTVASAGIGEELKCERQFRKLVGRPVEVLLLNGTKIRALLDAADAGGITLSYEEKQAVEGKKRKQLVKVVKRYAFSEVKYTKEYLDFK; from the coding sequence ATGATCGATTGTCAGAAAATCAAGGCGCTTGCCGAGCAGCAACTCGTTGGTACCGATGTGTTTGTGGTGAGCTGTAAGGTTTCCCCTTCCAACGAGGTGGAGTTGCTGCTGGACAGCGACACCTCCGTGCAGCTCGAAACCTGCGCCGCCGTCAACCGCGCCGTCAACGAAGCGATGGCCGACGACGAAGAGGATTTTTCGCTCACGGTGGCTTCGGCCGGTATCGGCGAAGAGCTGAAATGCGAACGGCAGTTCCGCAAGCTGGTGGGCCGTCCGGTCGAAGTGCTGTTGTTGAACGGCACGAAGATCCGTGCGCTGCTCGATGCGGCGGATGCCGGGGGAATCACGCTCTCCTACGAGGAGAAGCAGGCGGTCGAGGGCAAAAAGCGCAAGCAGCTGGTGAAGGTGGTCAAACGCTACGCCTTCTCCGAGGTGAAATATACGAAGGAGTACCTGGATTTCAAGTAG
- the nusA gene encoding transcription termination factor NusA, with amino-acid sequence MDNLNLISNFAEFKELKNIDKSTMIGVLEDVFRHALQKQYETDENFDVIINPEKGDLEIWRNRTVVADGEVENPNAQIAVSEVKAIDPTYEVGDEYADEIKLSSFGRRTVLSLRQNLASRILDLEKASLYEKYSQQVGEIITGEVYQVWKREVLILDEDENELILPKAEQIPNDFYRKGDTIKAIVKAVEMNNNQPRIILSRTANQFLERLFEQEVPEIADGLITIKKIARIPGERAKVAVESYDERIDPVGACVGMKGSRIYGIVKELRNENIDVVNYTTNTQLMIQRSLNPAKISSITIDEEKQTASVYLKPDQVSLAIGKGGLNIRLSKMLTGYDIDVYREVEEEDVDLNEFKDEIDAWIIDALKAVGCDTAKSVLELSVEEIASRADLEMEQAQKVVEILKAEFE; translated from the coding sequence ATGGATAATCTGAATCTGATCAGCAACTTCGCTGAATTCAAGGAGCTGAAAAACATCGACAAGAGCACGATGATCGGCGTGTTGGAGGACGTTTTCCGCCACGCCCTGCAAAAGCAGTACGAGACGGACGAAAACTTCGACGTGATTATCAACCCCGAAAAGGGCGACCTCGAAATCTGGCGCAACCGCACGGTGGTGGCCGACGGCGAGGTGGAGAATCCCAACGCGCAGATCGCCGTCTCGGAGGTGAAGGCCATCGATCCGACCTACGAGGTGGGCGACGAGTATGCCGATGAGATCAAGCTCTCGTCGTTCGGCCGCCGCACGGTGCTGTCGCTGCGTCAGAATCTCGCGTCGCGCATCCTCGATCTGGAGAAGGCCAGCCTCTACGAGAAATATTCGCAGCAGGTGGGCGAGATCATCACCGGCGAAGTCTACCAGGTCTGGAAAAGGGAGGTGCTGATCCTCGACGAGGACGAAAACGAACTGATCCTGCCCAAGGCGGAGCAGATTCCCAACGACTTCTACCGCAAGGGCGATACGATCAAGGCGATCGTCAAGGCCGTGGAGATGAACAACAACCAGCCGCGCATCATCCTCTCGCGTACGGCCAACCAGTTCCTCGAACGGCTCTTCGAGCAGGAGGTGCCTGAAATCGCCGACGGGCTGATTACGATCAAGAAGATCGCCCGCATACCGGGCGAGCGCGCCAAGGTGGCCGTCGAGTCGTACGACGAGCGGATCGATCCGGTGGGCGCCTGCGTGGGTATGAAGGGGTCGCGCATCTACGGCATCGTCAAGGAGCTGCGCAACGAGAACATCGACGTGGTGAACTATACGACCAACACCCAGCTGATGATCCAGCGTTCGCTCAATCCGGCCAAGATCTCGTCGATCACCATCGACGAGGAGAAGCAGACCGCTTCGGTCTATCTCAAACCCGATCAGGTGTCGCTGGCCATCGGCAAGGGCGGTCTGAACATCCGCCTGTCGAAGATGCTCACCGGCTACGACATCGACGTTTACCGCGAGGTCGAGGAGGAGGACGTCGACCTGAACGAATTCAAGGACGAGATCGATGCGTGGATCATCGACGCGCTGAAAGCCGTCGGATGCGATACGGCGAAGAGCGTGCTGGAACTTTCGGTCGAGGAGATCGCTTCGCGCGCCGATCTGGAAATGGAGCAGGCCCAGAAGGTGGTGGAGATTCTCAAAGCCGAATTCGAATAA
- the infB gene encoding translation initiation factor IF-2: MANERRIRLIQVAKEFNVGINTITDFLQKKGVKSDGSPNALVDAETYALLEKEFGAGRAVNSERVNIRERIAQKQATVTLDDDAKGKGGKNDEELLVKSNVISVKDEVASMGPKILGKIDLSGKGPKAAPAATPAPAPRPAAKPAPTPAPAPAAVPAPAEPVVPTPVEVPEPQPAAPAVTPPAVGKPAPAAPAVTPTPAPVRPMASAEAQQKTYDERQAEKKDDIFRPATETLTGPQVLGKIDVSAMVPGGKHRRKRLSKEKVDVNRAQPAGRGGGNGGGSQAGGNASGRGGGQPRPGDGRNKKKSARVVKPVVRPEVSDEEVAKQVKDTLARLTSKGAKSKGAKYRKEKRELVAERLNEEMQREQKERSILKVTEFVTVSELATMMDVSVNEVISACMNLGLMVSINQRLDAEAMVVVAEEFGYKVEFVSADIQEAIADDEVDDEASLVPRPPIVTVMGHVDHGKTSLLDNIRKTNVIEGEAGGITQHIGAYSVVLNGRKITFLDTPGHEAFTAMRARGAKVTDVAIIIVAADDSVMPQTVEAINHAQAAGVPMVFAINKIDKPNANPDHIKEQLAQMNYLVEEWGGKYQSQDISAKKGLNLDKLLEKVLLEADMLDLKANPDRKATGTVIESTLDKGRGYVATVLVENGTLHVGDVLLSGIHTGRVKAMFNENGKKVTEAGPATPVQVLGLNGAPQAGDTFNVMDDDRSAREIASKREQLQRMQGIMTQKHVTLDEIGRRIAIGSFKELNIIVKGDVDGSVEAMAGSLIKLSKETVQVNVIHAAVGQISESDVLLAAASNAIIVGFQVRPSAAARKTAEKEEIEIRLYSIIYDAINDIKDAIEGMLEPVMKEEIVCSVEVLEIFKITKVGTVAGCVVREGKLQRSTPIRVIRDGIVIYTGKLGSLKRFKDDVKEVTTGQDCGLNIESFNDIRVGDIVEGYEQVEVKRK; this comes from the coding sequence ATGGCAAATGAAAGAAGAATAAGACTCATCCAGGTTGCAAAGGAGTTCAATGTGGGCATCAACACCATCACGGACTTCCTGCAAAAGAAGGGGGTCAAGAGCGACGGATCGCCCAATGCGCTGGTCGATGCGGAGACTTATGCCCTTCTCGAAAAAGAGTTCGGCGCGGGCCGTGCCGTCAACAGCGAACGTGTCAATATCCGCGAGCGCATCGCGCAGAAGCAGGCGACCGTCACCCTCGACGACGACGCGAAGGGCAAGGGCGGAAAGAACGACGAGGAGTTGCTGGTCAAGAGCAACGTCATCAGCGTGAAGGACGAGGTGGCGAGCATGGGTCCCAAGATATTGGGCAAGATCGACCTCTCGGGCAAAGGCCCGAAGGCGGCTCCGGCTGCAACGCCGGCCCCGGCTCCGCGCCCTGCGGCGAAACCTGCTCCGACGCCGGCGCCCGCTCCTGCGGCGGTTCCCGCTCCGGCCGAACCGGTCGTGCCGACGCCCGTCGAGGTTCCCGAGCCGCAGCCGGCAGCGCCGGCCGTGACGCCTCCGGCGGTCGGGAAGCCCGCCCCTGCGGCGCCTGCGGTGACGCCGACGCCCGCACCGGTACGGCCCATGGCTTCGGCCGAGGCGCAGCAGAAGACCTACGACGAGCGGCAGGCCGAGAAGAAAGACGATATTTTCCGTCCGGCGACCGAGACGCTGACGGGTCCTCAGGTGCTCGGCAAGATCGACGTTTCGGCCATGGTGCCGGGCGGCAAGCATAGACGCAAACGCCTGTCGAAGGAGAAGGTGGACGTCAACCGCGCGCAGCCTGCGGGCCGCGGAGGCGGTAACGGCGGCGGTTCGCAGGCCGGCGGCAATGCCTCCGGCAGGGGCGGCGGTCAGCCGCGTCCGGGCGATGGCCGCAACAAGAAGAAGAGCGCCCGTGTGGTGAAACCCGTCGTGCGTCCCGAAGTGAGCGACGAGGAGGTAGCAAAGCAGGTGAAGGATACGCTGGCACGCCTGACCTCGAAGGGTGCCAAGTCGAAGGGCGCCAAGTACCGCAAGGAGAAACGCGAGCTGGTGGCCGAACGCCTGAACGAGGAGATGCAGCGCGAGCAGAAGGAGCGTTCGATCCTCAAAGTGACCGAGTTCGTCACCGTCAGCGAGCTGGCTACGATGATGGACGTTTCGGTCAACGAGGTGATTTCGGCCTGCATGAACCTGGGCCTGATGGTTTCGATCAACCAGCGTCTCGACGCCGAGGCGATGGTGGTCGTGGCCGAAGAGTTCGGATATAAGGTCGAGTTCGTATCGGCCGACATCCAGGAGGCGATCGCCGACGACGAAGTCGACGACGAGGCATCCCTCGTGCCGCGCCCGCCGATCGTGACCGTCATGGGCCATGTCGACCACGGCAAGACGTCGCTGCTGGACAATATCCGCAAGACCAACGTCATCGAAGGCGAGGCGGGCGGTATCACGCAGCACATCGGCGCGTACAGCGTCGTGCTCAACGGCCGCAAGATCACTTTCCTCGATACGCCGGGACACGAAGCCTTCACGGCCATGCGTGCCCGCGGCGCGAAGGTCACCGACGTGGCGATCATCATCGTGGCGGCCGACGACAGCGTCATGCCGCAGACGGTCGAGGCGATCAACCACGCGCAGGCTGCCGGCGTGCCGATGGTCTTCGCGATCAACAAGATCGACAAGCCCAACGCCAATCCCGACCATATCAAGGAGCAGCTGGCCCAGATGAACTATCTGGTCGAGGAGTGGGGCGGCAAGTACCAGAGCCAGGATATTTCGGCCAAGAAGGGGCTCAATCTCGACAAACTGCTCGAAAAGGTGCTGCTGGAAGCCGACATGCTCGATCTGAAAGCCAACCCCGACCGCAAGGCGACCGGTACGGTCATCGAGTCGACGCTCGACAAGGGGCGCGGCTACGTGGCTACGGTGCTCGTGGAGAACGGCACGCTCCATGTGGGCGACGTTCTGCTGTCGGGTATCCATACGGGCCGCGTGAAGGCGATGTTCAACGAGAACGGCAAGAAGGTGACCGAAGCGGGGCCCGCGACGCCGGTGCAGGTGTTGGGTCTCAACGGCGCTCCGCAGGCGGGCGATACGTTCAACGTGATGGACGACGACCGTTCGGCGCGTGAGATCGCCAGCAAACGCGAGCAGTTGCAGCGCATGCAGGGCATCATGACGCAGAAGCACGTGACGCTCGACGAGATCGGCCGCCGTATCGCCATCGGATCGTTCAAGGAGCTGAACATCATCGTCAAGGGCGATGTGGACGGTTCGGTCGAGGCGATGGCCGGCTCGCTCATCAAGCTCTCGAAGGAGACCGTGCAGGTCAACGTCATCCATGCCGCCGTGGGACAGATTTCGGAGTCCGACGTGCTGCTGGCCGCCGCGTCGAACGCCATCATCGTCGGGTTCCAGGTGCGTCCGTCGGCTGCGGCGCGCAAGACGGCCGAGAAGGAGGAGATCGAAATCCGTCTCTACTCGATCATCTACGACGCGATCAACGACATCAAGGACGCGATCGAGGGTATGCTCGAACCGGTGATGAAGGAGGAGATCGTATGCTCGGTCGAGGTGCTGGAAATCTTCAAGATCACGAAGGTCGGCACGGTGGCCGGATGTGTCGTCCGCGAGGGCAAGTTGCAGCGCTCGACGCCGATCCGCGTCATCCGCGACGGCATCGTCATCTACACCGGCAAGCTCGGATCGCTCAAACGCTTCAAGGACGACGTCAAGGAGGTGACCACGGGACAGGACTGCGGTCTGAATATCGAGTCGTTCAACGATATCCGCGTGGGCGATATCGTCGAGGGGTACGAGCAGGTCGAAGTGAAACGCAAATAA
- a CDS encoding acetyl-CoA hydrolase/transferase family protein, whose product MNTPIKFTTAEEAVKVIKSGDHVHLSSVASAPQCLIKAMCARGEAGELKNVHVHHLHTEGPAPYADPKFEGVFQLDSLFVGANVRKVTQSGYADYIPIFLSETQKLYRSGAVPCNVAMIQVCPPDKHGYVSLGTSVDATLAAIECADHVIAVVNKYVPRAFGQAMIPLSKIDLFVQDDQPLVEAKFSEPSDVEKAIGAHCAELIEDGATLQMGIGAIPNAVLAQLGNHKNLGIHTEMFADGVLPLVRKGVINGEAKKTDPGKMVSTFLMGSQEVYNFIDDNPGVLMMDVGYTNDPYVISQNDRFVAINSAIQVDLTGQVCADSIGTKFWSGVGGQVDFVYGASLSKGGKAIIAMPSITTKGVSKIAPVLDTGAGVVTTRNHIHWLVTENGAVDLYGKTLQERARLVISIAHPSAQEELDRAAFERFGSHHHYIKGYMQK is encoded by the coding sequence ATGAATACTCCGATCAAATTCACAACAGCCGAGGAGGCCGTGAAGGTCATCAAGTCGGGCGATCATGTCCATCTGAGTTCGGTGGCTTCGGCCCCGCAGTGCCTCATCAAGGCCATGTGCGCCCGCGGCGAGGCCGGCGAGTTGAAGAACGTCCACGTGCACCATCTGCACACCGAAGGGCCGGCGCCCTATGCCGACCCGAAGTTCGAGGGTGTCTTCCAGCTCGATTCGCTCTTCGTCGGCGCGAATGTCCGGAAGGTGACGCAGAGCGGCTACGCCGATTACATTCCGATCTTTTTGAGCGAAACGCAGAAGCTGTACCGGTCGGGTGCGGTGCCCTGCAACGTGGCGATGATTCAGGTCTGCCCGCCGGACAAGCACGGCTACGTTTCGCTGGGAACGTCGGTCGACGCTACGCTGGCGGCTATCGAATGCGCCGACCATGTGATCGCCGTGGTGAACAAGTACGTTCCCCGTGCCTTCGGTCAGGCGATGATTCCCCTGTCGAAGATCGACCTGTTCGTGCAGGACGACCAGCCGCTCGTCGAGGCGAAGTTCTCCGAACCGAGCGACGTGGAGAAGGCTATCGGCGCGCACTGCGCCGAATTGATCGAGGACGGCGCGACGCTGCAAATGGGCATCGGAGCCATTCCCAACGCCGTGCTGGCGCAGCTGGGCAACCATAAGAACCTGGGTATCCATACCGAGATGTTCGCCGACGGCGTGCTGCCGCTCGTACGCAAGGGCGTTATCAACGGCGAGGCCAAGAAAACCGATCCGGGCAAGATGGTCTCGACGTTCCTGATGGGTTCGCAGGAGGTCTACAACTTCATCGACGACAACCCCGGTGTGCTGATGATGGACGTGGGATATACGAACGATCCCTACGTCATTTCGCAGAACGACCGCTTCGTGGCCATCAACTCGGCCATCCAGGTCGACCTGACGGGTCAGGTCTGCGCCGATTCGATCGGTACGAAGTTCTGGTCGGGCGTGGGCGGTCAGGTCGATTTCGTCTACGGCGCTTCGCTGTCGAAGGGCGGAAAGGCGATCATCGCCATGCCTTCGATCACCACCAAGGGCGTATCGAAGATCGCTCCGGTGCTCGATACGGGAGCCGGCGTCGTTACGACCCGCAACCATATCCACTGGCTGGTGACCGAGAACGGTGCGGTCGACCTCTACGGCAAGACGTTGCAGGAGCGCGCCCGTCTGGTGATCTCGATCGCCCACCCCTCGGCACAGGAGGAGTTGGATCGTGCGGCGTTCGAGCGTTTCGGTTCGCACCACCACTACATCAAGGGTTACATGCAGAAGTAG
- a CDS encoding MFS transporter, with protein MNRIKEFYRISRPAPKRELDDTACDRYYRRLRLQAFTAATLGYSLYYVCRTSLNVMKKPILDSGSLDASQLGIIGSALLFAYAVGKFVNGFIADYCNIKRFMATGLVVSASANALMGVLGLAQSVIPTAVVFVAFAVMWGLNGWAQSMGAPPAIISLSRWYPLKERGTYYGFFSASHNLGEFFSFLFVGSIVTFAGWQAGFFGSAAAGAIGVIVILCWLHDTPESKGLPPVETLAHEKSRSQADRSVKEIQKQVLKTPAVWILAAASAFMYISRYAINGWGVLFLQEAKGFSDSEAISIVSINALLGILGTVLSGWFSDKLCKGDRKLPALLFGILNSVALTLFLYGGTEVWVNVLAMVLFGIAIGVLICFLGGLMAVDIVPRKATGAALGVVGVASYCAAGIQDVASGWLIDAHITVAADGTKVYDFAPVAFFWIAASVISFLLPLLNWKSNVSDKQAE; from the coding sequence ATGAATCGGATCAAGGAATTTTATCGCATCAGTCGTCCGGCTCCCAAGCGGGAGCTGGACGACACTGCGTGCGACAGATACTACCGCCGTCTCCGGCTGCAAGCATTTACCGCCGCGACACTCGGATACAGTCTATACTACGTTTGCCGAACGAGTCTCAACGTCATGAAAAAGCCGATACTCGACAGCGGTTCGCTCGATGCCTCACAACTGGGCATCATCGGGTCGGCGCTCCTATTTGCCTATGCCGTCGGCAAGTTCGTCAACGGATTCATCGCCGATTACTGCAACATCAAACGCTTCATGGCCACGGGTCTCGTCGTTTCGGCCTCGGCAAACGCGCTGATGGGCGTACTGGGCCTCGCCCAGTCGGTCATCCCCACGGCCGTCGTCTTCGTCGCCTTCGCCGTAATGTGGGGGCTCAACGGCTGGGCGCAATCGATGGGCGCACCTCCGGCAATCATCTCCCTCTCACGCTGGTATCCCCTCAAAGAACGCGGAACCTACTACGGATTCTTCTCTGCAAGCCACAACCTCGGAGAGTTCTTTTCATTCCTCTTCGTAGGGTCGATCGTGACCTTCGCCGGATGGCAGGCCGGCTTTTTCGGATCGGCAGCAGCGGGAGCCATCGGGGTAATCGTCATCCTCTGCTGGCTCCACGACACCCCTGAATCCAAAGGATTGCCTCCGGTCGAGACTCTGGCGCATGAAAAGTCCCGGTCCCAAGCCGACAGATCCGTGAAGGAGATCCAGAAACAAGTACTCAAAACCCCTGCGGTATGGATATTGGCGGCTGCCAGCGCCTTCATGTACATCTCCCGCTACGCCATCAACGGATGGGGCGTACTGTTTCTGCAAGAAGCCAAAGGGTTCTCCGACAGCGAGGCCATCTCGATCGTATCAATCAACGCCCTGCTCGGAATTCTCGGAACCGTACTTTCGGGTTGGTTCTCCGACAAACTCTGCAAGGGAGACCGAAAGCTCCCCGCCCTGTTATTCGGCATACTGAATTCCGTCGCACTGACATTGTTCCTGTACGGCGGTACAGAGGTGTGGGTGAATGTGCTGGCGATGGTACTCTTCGGAATCGCCATCGGCGTACTGATTTGTTTCCTCGGAGGTCTGATGGCCGTGGACATCGTCCCCCGCAAGGCTACCGGCGCCGCATTGGGCGTCGTGGGAGTAGCATCTTACTGCGCCGCCGGCATTCAGGACGTAGCCTCAGGATGGCTCATCGACGCACACATAACCGTCGCCGCCGACGGCACGAAAGTCTATGACTTCGCCCCCGTGGCGTTTTTCTGGATAGCAGCATCCGTCATCTCATTTCTGCTCCCGCTGCTCAACTGGAAATCGAACGTCTCCGACAAGCAGGCGGAATAG